ataaatgtaagtGATActgcattacattacattatctCTCTCTCATTGACCATTCCAGTTGTGTCCGATTCTATGACCATGAATTTTCTTGGCAATTATTTTCCTAGGGTAGGTTGCCAGGTCTTTCCCCAACCCTCCCCATTACATGGCTCAAACAAATAATATAACAGCATAAATCataacacacaattataattaaatcatatcataatatataaaattatattttttccttttattatatatatatatatatatatatatatatatatatatatatatacacaattctGCTCAACTTTTTAGATTTATTTGAAACTCTGAATCTGGTTCTTTACTGGTTTTTATTGATCCTCCAAGTGTCTGTTTCAGGATCAAGCACTGATTACAAGCATTCATCCTTCATTCATGTGGTTGAATTAAATCCTGTGACGACTCGACAGACACTCACAGCTTTTCTAATGGCTGGAATTGGCCCTGTGCCCATGACTGAAGGGTCAATGCCCGCCTGAGCCCAGGACGTGATGCGTGCCATTGGTTTTAAGCCCCGCCTCTGCGCCTCTGATTGGCTCATGAGAACGGTAGCTGCAGCTCCATCATTTATGCCTGTTAAACAAAAAATCATCACAATGGAGAAAAGGACATTAATATCTGTATGCAATGAAGATGTCAAAATTGAGTGTCAAAGACATCTCTATTTACCTGAAGCATTGCCAGCTGTCACTGTACCAGAACTATCCTTCACAAAACAGGGCTTCAGTTTGGACATGGCATCGATATTGCTGCCATGCCGAGGAAACTCATCAACTTTGACCTCGACTGGACCTGATATGGTAACATAGGTTTTATTTGAATTCATATTCAGTCAGAGGTAAATGCAAGCTTACAAAGATGattttaatagaaaacaatacaaaaatactgCTTAAGGATAAGACACTACCTCAACtgaatacactactgttcaaaagtttggggtaagtttttttttaaagcaattaatacttttattcagcaaggatgcattaaactgatcaaaagtgacagtaaagacatttaaaatgttataaaagctttccatttaaaataagtgctgttcttttttttaactttctattcatcaaagaatcctgaaaaatatgtatcacagtttccacaaaaatattaactgttttcaacattgataatagtaagaaatgtttcttgagcaccaatttagcatattagaatgatttctgaaggatcatgtgacactgaagactggagtgatggCTGCTGAGAATTTTGccattacatatatatttaaattacatttttaaatatattaaaatagaaatgttgttttacattgtaataacatttcacaatattacagtttttactgtattttttattttgaaacagtAGTGCATATAAAACCTTTATTATTGAAAGTATAAAAGAGCCTCTTGCCTTTCCTAGAGGGAACAGTAACTGGCACAATCTCCTGGTCAAAATAGCCGGCCTTCTGAGCTGCTTCAGTTCTGTTCTGTGATGTCACAGAAAACTGGTCCTGAGTCTCACGGGACACCCCCCACTGCTTGGCCACATTCTCCGCTAACACATGCACACAACCAAAACTAGATCAATTATCCTATTAAAGGGCACAATAAAGCTAGGCAATCTGTTTTAAGAAATTACCTGTGACTCCCATGTGGTAATTGTAAAAGGCGTCTGTGAGTCCATCAGTCAATATACAGTCCTGCAAAGTAGCATCTCCCATCTTCACCCCTGACCTCATCTGCACTATATGAGGAGTCTGACAGACAAAATATTGCATGGTTATCATTAGATCAAGATATGTGTATTTGACTCTGCTCAAATGTGCCTTCTTTTTACTCTAAGATCAGTGTCACAGATGTCTTACCCGACTCATGCTCTCCATCCCTCCTGCTACTACTATAGTGGATTCTCTAGTCATGATGGACTGAGCACCAAGACACACAGACTTCAGGCCAGATCCACAGATCATCTGACAGCTCCATGCAGGCACTGAATATGGGATACCAGCACCAACACTTGCCTGCCGGGCAGGGTTCTGCCCGTGACCTTAATAGAGTAAAAGTAGGAGAAACTAAAGGAGGACTATCAATCCACAAGCTAGAGTACACTACATGTAGTGCTGTATTATTACCTGCAGTGAGGACATGACCCATGATGACCTCTGAGACCTCTTCTGGCTTTACATTGGCCCTCTTCAGAACATCTTTAATGACTAACGTCCCCAGATCATGGAGGGGTACACTACTAAGGGCTCCATTGAATGATCCTGAGAATAAAATAGGCAAAACATATTTATTCTTATGTTTTaacttaatatttaattataattaatagaatttaatatatattttatatatatatataacacacacacgaAGAGATTTCGTTGACCAATCATAAAAATTTCTTCTGGCCATGGCGATACAATaaattgaccaatcagagcacgaGAACACTAGGGAGAAGGCAGggcaaccaatcagagcagctCTACGTTTCTTCTGCACCATAGTGAGACACTACAGGATTGTCGTGTAGCTAGAGCGTTAGCTAATTACATTAAACTAGTAAGACATTTATTTTGACGATATTAAACTACAGTGAAGAGACTTTCTTTCATCGTGCAGATCATTTGGTTAACTTGTTTATTCAGGTAGTAGCAGAGGAGATCAAACTTTCTATAATAATCTGTCAACAAGCTACAACAGGATACCCTGCAGTTTACAGCTACTAAGAGGTGCTTTGCATCGTGTGGAAAATAGAATGATAAGAGACATGAAATGAAGTTTACCTATAGGTGTCCTTGCTGCAGAGACGATAACAATCGCATCCGTGTTCATCTTTGCTGTAGCGCTGGTTTTTCCGGCAGGTTCCTTGTTAATATGCGTCCAGTGGGCTGGTTCTGTCGATGTATATGTAGGTAGTTTCGAGGAGCCTCCTACCTCACGCTATGGTCTCATTCATTTGATAAGAGAGTACGAAAGCATCATCACCGAGATCTAAGTCTGAAGCATTGGTTTTCTTTTTGTGTagcgccatctaatggtgtggACGATTAACAAAAGGCACTGAACTTAACTAAAAatcagttttattaaaaataccacTTTTTAATATCAGAAACAATTCAAACATCACTTTAACATACTCACTAAATACAGATTTCAATGCATTTTTACTGACATTTTGggcattaaatatatataattaatccAAGACACTGATAAACTAATGGAATGGTTTTTGATAGAATTCattcaaaacagaaaatcaaAGCAACATTTGAGTCATATTAAAATTCTTTATTGATATTTGGTCAGTACATGAAAAGGATTGAAATCAGAATTTAACAAGATACATTTCAAAAAACTACACACAAgtcaaacaaaaatgttttcccTCGTCATGTAGAGGAACAAAAAGTTCAACATCAGGAAACTAAGGACTCTCTGAACTTGCAGCTTCAAGACTTAATTGAGCTTTTTGATACGATACATCACACGTAGCTAAATGATTTCTAGTGAGAGAGCAAATGAACAGTACAGAACCAAGTGTTCAATATTACTTTGACAGTGGAAAATGGTTTAAAagtcattcattaaaaaaaaaaaaaaaaatattcaaatatacaAACATAATGTTGCTTATTTTATAAACGTAATCAGCTTTGAGCATGTCACAAATGCACTGAAGTAGATTATAATGGGAGGTCGGGTAGAAAACAAAAGTGATGCAGTTGACCATTTCTCAAACAAGAACGAACTGGCCTGAAGTGTGTGACTTTCTTGTTTGTCAtgagttatttaaaaaatgaacatgaaactttaagaatgttacaaaacagaccctgtggaggcattggaggtgTTGGTGGCAACTGTCGCTGCAGATGAGTCCAGGCCATTCTGAGTGCTGTGCCGCGTACCCGCAGTCCTGCTGCCTTTGGAGACAGCAGCGGCCTCATGGGAGTCAGCATTGGAGTCTGTATCATTCGAGTGCTGGGTCACTGACGTCTCACTGCCCGTAGGTGAGTCCACGCTCTCATAGCCTGCACTTAGCTGAGTCACGTAACCTTCTCCACCCCTCTGGCTCACAGCATCTTCTGAGTGGTTGGAGAGTTTTGACATGCCACCATGGGTGGGGCTGGAGACAGAGGGCGACGGTGGGTAATCTTCATCTGCGCTGCTTGCTTCCCTATACAGACTGGATCCAGACACCCCCCTCTGAGACGAGTTCCCGTTGGAGGGTCCATTGGACACCCTTCCGCAGTCTTTCCCCACATTTGAGCTGGAGGTGTTCATTGGTTCACTTTGAATGGAAGGTTCAGAGGCCGTTGAAGGAGAAGTTCTGCTCGGACCAGCTCCACTAGAAGTTCCTTGGGTTTGGTTCATCTGAGACAACTGCTGCCTGGTCTCCCTCAGCTGCTGCTGAAGAACCAGAATGGTGCTCTGCATGCCCTCCACCTCCTCATCCAGCTGAATAATGAAGTCATTCAGCTCTGGACCACATAAATGCAAAGGTACAAAAAAGTGAGTCAAGTTTAAGTCTATTTAAAAGGAACCATGAATGGAGTGAATGAACAGAGAAAGGATTTTGCTCACCATCTTGGCTGCTCTTGAGCTCTTCGCTGTACTTCTTCTGCAAGGCGAGCTCGGCCTCCAGTTGGGCGATGCGCCCCTGAGACAGCTGCCTGCCCAACTCCTGATTCTCCTGGATCAGCATGCGACATTTCGCCATCAGCTTCTTACCCGTCTGGCTGCAAGGGAAACAAGTCTAACATCACATCGTGAACATGGCCACAGGGTCAATGCAAGTGGCCACTGCATTTATGAACTGGGTGGTAACATTAGCCAACCCGAAAGAGTTTACAACAAATTCTCCAATAGCCACACTGGTCTTTAGACTGCTAAATCTTGTTGACAGTAGAGTTTACATGCACTTAAGAAAATGGCTTAGTTCTGCATAAAGCGGTATTCTGAAACTAGTAAACATGGTTTAACACGCTTGGGCTTTTGTCTGAGATTGTCTCTAATGTGGACATGTAAATGCATAAGCGAGGTTCTTaccactttttttaaaagtgcatGTGCATGGAAAAGATCAGACAACTAAAGTAACAACAGTGTAAAGAAACCCAATTTTACTATCATGCCATATGTATAAGCATTTTAAGAATGCACTGCTAGCTCAGTGCATGCAAGCGCAATGGCGGATAAGCGGTTTTCCGGTGTGCATGTAAACAGTCAACGACAATCAAGAAAATCAAGTAACTGTTCAAACAATTCTGGGAAGAAATGGGTGAAAGACCAAATCAAGTTTAACCATCAAGTGCAATACATCTGAACAGATGGTAGCATTCCAATAGGCCATTATCCAAGTTGCAAAaccaaattcattcaaaaaaaaatctaaaagcaGAGATGTTCACAGATTCAGTTAAAATTAGTACCTACCTGTTAATCTAAAACCAGCTATGAGCAACAAAGCAATAATTGCATCAATTGAGGCTTAATGTTATTGTGACTGGTCATAGACTAGATGACAGCaggtaaaaaaagtttaaaattttcCCAACAGTAGGCAATGCAATTTCTTGTATTATCATTGATATAAAATAACCGCAAAACTGAATGTGCCAGAACACCTCATTTAAATCAGCAGCATATTTTACTCTTCTATTTGGGGTTAAGTAAATGCAACCCATTTCTACTGAAAAACTCAGCAAAGACTGTACTGATATATTGATATGCTGTACAGAGATGCATTCAGTACCTTGAGTTTAATGGTGACTCGGGTGCTTTGGTGTCAAATACAGTAGTCAGTAATACTACTGTCCTCaaattaaatgattttgaaTCATTTCATAGCAAGTGCTGGTATTTCACAATtaagcaaaaataaaatgtgaggTAAAAATTGACTTTCCTTAAACTGGTTCACCATTTTTCTGGACAATCTGCTGCTAACCTCCAATGAAATCTCTGATGAATCACTTAATGCCACTTTAGAGcaaacaatatttcaaaatacTTGGTAAAAGAAACTTGCCTTAACCAAGTTGTTTTCATAGATTAGAAAGTAGAAGCTCTAAAACTACTCTTGAATCACTCCCTTTTAAATGCAACTTTAAAGTCAAAATGTAATCCTGACATAAAATAACTACTGagcaaaacacctgcaaaggaatTAAACGTGACCCgagagaaataaacaaaaaacaattaaaatccTCACTGGGTAACCGCAAAATAAAAAGTGGATTAGAAAGGTGCACAAGTTAAAGTACAAATGATCATACACAGACATTTGAACAGCTTGAATGGTTTCCTCTAACACACATTGCACATTTGCATTCACATTGAAAAGAACAATTATATTTGCATCTGCAGCAGCGCAACAGCCAATTTAAGATGTTCACCAAATCAGTCAATTCATTTGGACCACACTGCTGTAAATGCAAGGTGCATTTCCAGAGCAAAAACAAAGTATAATATTAcgaacacaaaaaagaaaaggtttAAGACACTGTACCGTATGTCGCACCTGTGAGATGAACATATATCAAAGTCTTTGCAGATCAGAAAGTCTGATTCCTTCCCCCAAAGTCTTACATCATAAAGGCTTCTGCCCCCAAAGTCTGCCTCCCCATTTCATTGCATCACACTACATTCCCACCTCCCTGTTACATTCTAGATTCTTAACCAGAGTCTCAAGGTGTCTACGATGGAGTTTAAATGGGGGCATATTTCCTCTGCAACACATTTAGTAGGGCCAtgtcatgttttaaatgttcaatCAGTGATCTTTAAACTACAGTTCAGTCAGCTCCAGAGCCAACGCTTTGCTCAAGTCTTTCATAGGCCGCCTTTTTTGTTACAGGAAGCTTTCTAACATGGGCTGTTGGGGCTGGAAGGGGGGCGTTTCCGACGTGACCACCTCTTCAGGAACAGTCCCGATTCCTTCAGGCTTCTGTACCATGAGGGGTGTGGGGGGAGAAAAAGAGCTGAAACAAAAGTGTCACCTGACCAAAACTGTTGTGTTTTGTTCTGATTTTACATTACGGTATGTGTAATAGCAGGGCAATACGAAagaaaaatgtcttttgttCTGAGCTTTGGCTTTAAAGTCTGAGTCTTGTTGTGAGCAAAACATTTCAGTCTTCCCCCACCATTATCTGCACTCCTGCAGAGGAGAAGGTGGGGGTTGAATCAGGAAAGTCTTGACTTTTTGTTTGGAGGGGgagttattttagtttacctATCAGGTGTAAATTTCCAGGCACTCAGTTCATTTTGGGCTTGCTCCAGTTTGTCTTTAGTCTGTTCCAGTTCAGCcttcattttgaggaaaaataagttgatggCTGGGTCCACCATGGACGATCTCAGCTGAGCTGCACTCGGTTGCTGGACTTGCTTCAGGTACTGGATCTGGGTCTGCAAGGTAAGGGAGACCATTAGAATGAATCTcagcaagtaaaaaaaaaaatacatatcaaCGTCAATCAAGGCATGTAATGCCCAAtctgtaaaaacaaaattgactctttaaatcttaatatattaaataaatgttcaaaaaCTCCAAACTTTAACAATTCACAACaattaaattacaattttttttaaattatcattACATGCCAGCTTCTGTGGCTATTTCCATGGCAAGAAAAATCATTTGTACCTGCAacgattgtaaaaaaaaaaaattagcaaaACTGACTGTGAAAGTTGCACTTAAAAGGTGCAATGCTGTGGTCATCATTCTCCACCAAAAGACTTTGCTTTACTTTTTGTCTGCTGTTCCAATGTTGAAATGCTAGAAACAATTTTCTCATTTCTGCTTCCATGCAACTACTTTGATGAATTACAATGAGCATTTGTATGACCAACATTTGCAAACATTTGACTAGAACAACAGCAGCTATTACTTAGGTAAATATTCAGTAATGTTTCAAGACAAGTCGGTACAAAGGACTATTTCATAATCATTTGCATACTACATCCACATGCTTCAGAAATAGAAGCATCTACTACAGTCCATCGAAACACTCGTTATCATTCAAGCAAATTGACCTAGTTCCTTAAATAAGAACTGACCATGAAGCAGAAGTAAAAAAGGAGACGTAGTAACACTTACTGTACACTCTTGCATTTCCTGCTCTTTAGTAGCAAGCCTCATGACCAGAATGTTCTCTCTGCGTGCAGATTCCTGCTGTTGCTGCTTCAACTTCTCCTCAGACTCTTTCAGGCCCGTCACATCATTGGCTGCAGACATTTCAACATTAAATAGATGCATTAGTTATCAACGTTTTATTTTCTGCACAACATAAATATAACATCTAGTTAACACAAAGACCGAATGCTCTTTGCACGAGTAAACCACTCGAGACCATCAATTATTCAGTGCATCTGGGATGTGCAAACTTACAgtttaaatcagcatatttcgCCTCCAGCATCTGGACATAAGCTTCATGCTGCTTCCACCTACACCAGGAACAAAACATATCAGCATTACAATCAGGAAAGATTCAAATACATGTATACCCTTAAAGTTTATTGCACAACAGAATGGTTACACACCTAGTACAGAGCTCCTCTCTTGTCAGGGTCTTCATGTCAGATTCACTAAGGCGAACCTGCAAGGACAAtaaataaagaatgaagatttATAAAAGGACCTTGTTGGCGGAAAGAGATTCATATAATCAGATTAGACTGCGACAATGAGCTCACCTTCTTCGGGAGAGGTTCTTCATTGGTCATTCTGATCTCTGTGAAGAACAGAAGCACACAAATCAAGCATTCAGTGAAACAACTCAAAGATGCACAGGCACTTCAAGCAACAATATGAAGCAATGGTCTAGAAGCAGTTGCGTGGATTTCACACGCCTACACATGTGCAATTACAAATATAGGCCACCAAGGCGAGCGATTCGCTGGTTTTTACATTAAGGCAACAATTACAGTAAAAGAGCCTTAAAAATCAAGTGTACGTAGTAATGCATTTCAAAAACTAATGATCGTAAAAACGCAGCGAAAATTGAGAAAATCAGTTGCTCGATTGGAAAAATGAAACTGCTCCAATAATCGGGTTTACTGCTCAAGCATTTCATGCACCTTTTccacaattataatttttataagcGAAATGGCAAAGTAATCGAATCGGCCTCCAAAGAAACTTACCATTTAGCTTACAAGTGtctcaaaaaaacaaagttaACCTTATTATTAAGGGAAAACGAGTTCGCCAGTTTAAAGAGTGCTAAATACGCCAAACGCTCTGCGCTGCAAACAACCGCGCCAATCTGATAGTCTCAAGATGCTCGTTGCTGTCGGTGGAAATGTGAAGCTTAAGTGACCCATTAATGCATGTCTTTCTTAAAATAGAGTCAATAAATTACCGTCGAAGTACGAAGAGGAATAAAAATGTGCCGGCGCCTTCTTGGAGCAGTTTCGCTGTCACAAAATGGCGGAGAAGGAAGAGACTCTCCCTCTCCGAGAAGCAGCACTTTATctgaaataacaaaataaaaactcttAACACTTACCAGACCCAATTCACTTCGACCAGAATGACGCGTATTTCTTCCAATAATAGACCTTAAGTGCTTATGTTGAATTATATGTTTCTCGGAAGGAGGGACAGCTAcgatttttatttaaacaaagtGGAACCCGTCCGCCATGACCAGCGTGTGCGCGATGTTCAGCCGCACAGCATCAGTGTGTTCGCGCGAGCACTGAGGGGGAGGAGCACGTTACCATACAGTGTTGTTGCCATGTTGCCGTTAGTCACTGAGAAATCGGGTCTCCATCAACTAAAGTTAATAGTTAAATGTGATAAGTATACACGAACCTGTGTATAAGTATATACAAAcgacattcattttaaatatgtatataactGCTTCGTCCCGTGTTTGTGTTTCTCCAAAGTGGTCGCTCATTTTAGATTTGTTTTTCAGACCATGTTGCGTGTTTCTCTTGCGGGATCTGGCAACACTGGCATTTTAACGTTAACTTTACGTTGACGTTTACCAGTTACATGTTTGAATGAGCCACTGCATGTATGTTTTTCGTTATACAAATGCTTGAGTGATTATTAATCCACCAGTTGGTTTGCTCTTGGTGTTATTTCTGTATTAATCAACATTGTTCAATTACTTGTGATGAAATGTGAGACAAGAAAATGTACAATCGTCATAAACCACGCAATATATATTCTGCAACAAAACCATTACTTCACAAAGTACTACTACTCACTGCAAAATAAGGCCTAGGATGACTGGCTGAATTATACCAATTGGCACAGGGGGTGCACAGATATTGCACCCTCATTAACTTCCACAAATTTCATTCAGTTGATATATATAAattgaattatattttaaacagCTTCATTTAATATTTCACCAGTAAATATCTTTACGTTTCAGCCCAtaaccaaataaaaaaataaacacttttgcGTCTGACCCCTATTTTTGATATAATGGTATGCTCTAGTCCAAGTTGAAGTTGAATTTCAAGGGCAGGTTGTAATGGAGCGAGTTTAGGTCTGTTCAGTGCATGTGTTGCTGTATGACGGAGTAGAACATGCTGTGCAGAGTCGGATATGTCCGCAGGTATTTAAAACAGCTCTCatattgtgtgtttgtgattaACTGAATTACCAGGGTTGTTTATTAAATCAATGGCTGGATCAATAAACTGCGCACTTTTATGTGTTGGGTAACG
Above is a window of Megalobrama amblycephala isolate DHTTF-2021 linkage group LG11, ASM1881202v1, whole genome shotgun sequence DNA encoding:
- the acat2 gene encoding acetyl-CoA acetyltransferase, cytosolic yields the protein MNTDAIVIVSAARTPIGSFNGALSSVPLHDLGTLVIKDVLKRANVKPEEVSEVIMGHVLTAGHGQNPARQASVGAGIPYSVPAWSCQMICGSGLKSVCLGAQSIMTRESTIVVAGGMESMSRTPHIVQMRSGVKMGDATLQDCILTDGLTDAFYNYHMGVTAENVAKQWGVSRETQDQFSVTSQNRTEAAQKAGYFDQEIVPVTVPSRKGPVEVKVDEFPRHGSNIDAMSKLKPCFVKDSSGTVTAGNASGINDGAAATVLMSQSEAQRRGLKPMARITSWAQAGIDPSVMGTGPIPAIRKAVDKAGWKLDEVDLFEINEAFAAQSIAVVKELGLNPDKVNVCGGAISLGHPLGMSGCRVLVTLLHALQRTGGRKGVASLCIGGGMGIAMCVERE
- the LOC125278071 gene encoding pre-mRNA-splicing regulator WTAP → MTNEEPLPKKVRLSESDMKTLTREELCTRWKQHEAYVQMLEAKYADLNSNDVTGLKESEEKLKQQQQESARRENILVMRLATKEQEMQECTTQIQYLKQVQQPSAAQLRSSMVDPAINLFFLKMKAELEQTKDKLEQAQNELSAWKFTPDSQTGKKLMAKCRMLIQENQELGRQLSQGRIAQLEAELALQKKYSEELKSSQDELNDFIIQLDEEVEGMQSTILVLQQQLRETRQQLSQMNQTQGTSSGAGPSRTSPSTASEPSIQSEPMNTSSSNVGKDCGRVSNGPSNGNSSQRGVSGSSLYREASSADEDYPPSPSVSSPTHGGMSKLSNHSEDAVSQRGGEGYVTQLSAGYESVDSPTGSETSVTQHSNDTDSNADSHEAAAVSKGSRTAGTRHSTQNGLDSSAATVATNTSNASTGSVL